The following coding sequences are from one Carassius gibelio isolate Cgi1373 ecotype wild population from Czech Republic chromosome B7, carGib1.2-hapl.c, whole genome shotgun sequence window:
- the LOC127961946 gene encoding E3 ubiquitin-protein ligase TRIM39-like gives MASFSSVSKNSFTCSICLDVFTDPVTTSCGHNFCMVCIRSHREHSPCPRCPLCGRELDSKQDLNINRTIKEIAEDIKRKRVRGETEVSCDSCPQTKMRSAIKSCLHCGTSFCESHLEPHKTAEKLRKHKLINPVKNLEEHICKNHERPLDLYCRDDQTAICQFCTESDHRTHNTVPLEKESSKLLMNKKTAVQQKIQDKLRKIKEIKHSLRFNKQANEKETEENIKFFKDVFDRSNTELLELTEKHHKETERRGEQIIRELDEEIVELKKRQTELEKLSHPMDFTQIISLLRNPKHTSRSKTISFSALEHGGILRNTISNLQSILDEKMRETVGRELRSIKHYAVDVTLDPDTAHPELMLSDDGKKVWNTGKSKKIPDTPKRFDFCSCVLGKEGFSSQKFYYEVQVSGTEWDLGVAEDSIERKGQIGLTPEKGYWTIWLRNRDEYAANDCTPVPLTLRQKPVKVGVFVDFEEGLVSFYDVEARYHIYSFTGQSFPGKLYPYFMPEECENGQNSDPLIITPVDSVE, from the exons ATGGCTTCCTTCAGCAGTGTGTCGAAAAATAGCTTCACATGTTCCATATGTCTGGACGTGTTCACTGACCCTGTAACCACTTCCTGTGGCCACAACTTCTGCATGGTCTGCATCAGGAGCCACAGAGAGCACAGTCCATGCCCAAGGTGCCCACTGTGTGGGAGGGAATTGGACTCAAAACAAGATCTTAACATAAACAGAACCATTAAAGAAATTGCAGAGGACATCAAAAGGAAACGGGTCCGGGGGGAGACTGAAGTGTCCTGCGACAGTTGCCCACAGACAAAAATGCGGTCTGCTATTAAGTCATGCTTACACTGTGGAACATCTTTCTGCGAGTCTCACTTGGAGCCCCATAAAACTGCTGAAAAACTCAGGAAGCACAAACTAATTAACCCTGTGAAGAATCTTGAGGAACATATTTGCAAGAATCATGAAAGACCTCTGGATCTTTACTGTAGAGATGATCAGACGGCCATCTGTCAGTTCTGCACCGAGAGTGACCACAGGACTCATAATACTGTTCCTCTGGAGAAGGAGAGTTCG AAATTGCTGATGAATAAAAAGACTGCGGTGCAGCAGAAAATTCAGGACAAGTTGCGGAAGATAAAAGAAATTAAACATTCATTGCGGTTTAACAAA CAAGCCAATGAGAAGGAGACTGAAGAGAACATCAAGTTTTTTAAGGACGTCTTTGACAGAAGCAATACGGAGTTACTTGAGCTCACAGAGAAACATCATAAAGAAACAGAAAGACGAGGAGAACAGATCATCAGAGAGCTAGATGAAGAGATCGTGGAGCTCAAGAAAAGACAAACTGAGCTGGAGAAGCTGTCGCATCCAATGGATTTTACACAA ATTATTAGCCTCCTGCGCAACCCCAAACATACCAGCCGCTCAAAAACCATCAGCTTTAGCGCTCTTGAACATGGAGGTATTCTGAGGAACACCATATCTAATCTTCAAAGCATCCTGGATGAGAAAATGAGAGAAACTG ttGGCAGAGAGCTGCGGAGTATAAAACATTATGCAG tGGATGTGACACTTGACCCTGACACGGCTCATCCTGAGCTCATGCTGTCTGACGATGGGAAAAAAGTCTGGAATACAGGCAAGTCAAAGAAGATTCCTGACACCCCAAAAAGGTTTGATTTTTGCTCATGTGTCTTAGGAAAGGAGGGTTTCTCCTCACAGAAATTTTACTATGAGGTTCAAGTCAGTGGGACGGAGTGGGATTTAGGTGTGGCAGAAGATTCCATTGAAAGAAAAGGGCAAATTGGGCTCACCCCAGAGAAAGGATATTGGACGATATGGCTGAGGAACAGGGATGAGTATGCAGCGAATGATTGCACCCCTGTCCCTCTCACCTTGAGACAGAAGCCAGTGAAAGTGGGAGTGTTTGTGGATTTTGAGGAGGGTTTGGTCTCTTTTTATGATGTTGAAGCCAGGTATCATATCTATTCTTTCACTGGGCAGTCTTTTCCTGGAAAGTTATATCCGTATTTCATGCCTGAAGAATGTGAGAATGGGCAAAACTCAGATCCTCTGATCATTACACCTGTTGACTCAGtcgaataa
- the LOC127961956 gene encoding uncharacterized protein DDB_G0292642-like produces the protein MTEQQREEKRYDPDDKTLKFVTRQDDITGDDDPETRRAEMSCGHAVTPESLTGWCRSLLDQGQHKFLCPALQEGTLQKCNAEWPYVEVRRLCVLTQEEQSHFEEMMAVLAAAEYCEHKTCPGCQTFVERADIINLCVMCTICTAEKGQTFQFCWQCMREWKGPGPRSDRCNNPDCTNPDIEKLAKCCYISLPEVNNVSCPSMRACPTCGCLAEHDTTGCKNLICIRCKVEFCFVCLKVTKECLKTSGHFIACSDGVAPRQTSIPTWRRN, from the exons ATGACGGAACAACAGAGGGAAGAAAAACGCTACGATCCCGACGACAAAACACTTAAGTTTGTAACGCGCCAGGATGACATAA CTGGGGATGATGACCCCGAGACTCGTCGTGCTGAGATGTCATGTGGCCATGCAGTGACTCCAGAGTCACTGACTGGATGGTGTCGTAGTCTGCTGGACCAG GGTCAGCACAAGTTCCTATGCCCTGCACTTCAAGAAGGCACACTACAAAAATGCAATGCAGAATGGCCCTATGTTGAAGTGCGGAGGTtg tgtgtgcTGACTCAAGAGGAGCAGAGCCATTTTGAAGAGATGATGGCTGTCCTTGCCGCAGCCGAGTACTGCGAACACAAAACA TGTCCTGGATGTCAGACATTCGTCGAGAGAGCTGACATTATCAACCTCTGTGTCATGTGCACAATCTGCACGGCTGAGAAGGGTCAGACATTTCAGTTCTGCTGGCAGTGTATGAGAGAGTGGAAAGGCCCAGGCCCTCGATCTGACCGCTGTAACAATCCCGACTGCACTAATCCTGACATTGAAAAGCTGGCAAAATGTTGTTATATATCGCTACCTGAAGTCAACAATGTGAGCTGTCCCTCAATGCGAGCTTGCCCCACTTGTGGCTGCCTTGCGGAGCATGACACAACAGGGTGTAAGAATCTCATATGTATTCGCTGCAAGGTAGAATTCTGCTTTGTTTGCTTGAAAGTCACTAAGGAATGCTTGAAAACAAGCGGTCACTTCATTGCCTGTTCAGATGGGGTCGCACCACGACAGACTTCCATTCCTACCTGGAGAAGAAACTGA
- the zgc:194655 gene encoding uncharacterized protein zgc:194655, with translation MGKIFQIIVVGIKGEKKTVDVATSEEEFNKMTILQFKKKLAEKLPGQAGDDPSSLRLLYTDKQLEDADTFLHHQIKDRSTLFMVLRLPGGFQTS, from the exons ATGGGAAAGATTTTCCAGATCATAGTGGTCGGGATAAAGGGGGAGAAGAAAACGGTCGATGTTGCGACATCAGAGGAAGAATTcaacaaaatgacaattttgcaATTCAAAAAGAAATTAGCAGAAAAATTGCCTGGACAAGCAG GGGATGATCCATCATCACTGAGGCTGCTGTACACAGATAAACAACTAGAAGACGCTGACACGTTTTTACACCACCAAATTAAGGATCGCTCCACTCTCTTCATGGTCTTGCGTCTACCCGGAGGTTTCCAGACAAGCTAA
- the LOC127961949 gene encoding caspase a isoform X1: protein MTEDHDWDEDLEEADAAIARVFQHLNVHKQHTDESGRNSEVRPSNERVDFVALPCGHRMPTDYVVAWFKYYLKQKKTAFSCPRKSCSVNLSYQDICQLIPLTDKQREFLEENLALLVARRLFDFKACPGCQSNVERRDRGNLCVNCTICTANLKRNYYFCWNCRREWKGPTNNAVRCENNNCGQRVRTSDPLTPCTPEFKKKMLQEKGDDIYPVKDKSTDRKRLALLINNVEFRNLNDRAGADKDEVNMEVLLKALGYTVITLRDLSAQGMHAALRDFAQREEHVKSDSCFVVLMSHGDSRGICGVFDSFDNEDEEDVLQADEIFNSLNTPNCAGLLDKPKIILIQACRGEPHPFQAPIFAKCPHIIDEEGSVYVQDAVPTRKRAKEHREKDFCCLRSCTPDTVSYRNQERGSHFIQNIVEIFNQDAHQDDIEELFRKVIKKFKMLHPCQMPCKERATLSKRFYLFPGL, encoded by the exons ATGACGGAAGATCATGACTGGGACGAAGATTTGGAAGAAGCAGACGCCGCGATAGCAAGAGTCTTCCAGCACTTGA ATGTCCACAAACAGCATACTGATGAATCAGGTCGTAATTCTGAAGTACGGCCATCAAATGAAAGAGTGGACTTCG TTGCATTGCCCTGTGGTCATCGAATGCCGACAGACTATGTTGTTGCTTGGTTCAAGTATTATCTTAAACAG AAAAAGACTGCGTTTTCTTGCCCTCGCAAATCCTGCAGTGTGAATCTCTCTTATCAGGACATCTGTCAGCTGATACCACTGACAGACAAACAAAGGGAATTCCTTGAGGAGAATCTCGCTCTACTTGTTGCTAGAAGACTGTTTGACTTTAAAGCC TGTCCCGGATGTCAGTCTAACGTGGAAAGACGAGATCGAGGTAACCTGTGTGTAAACTGCACTATCTGCACGGCCAACCTGAAACGAAATTACTACTTCTGCTGGAACTGCCGCAGGGAATGGAAGGGGCCGACCAATAATGCTGTGCGGTGTGAAAATAATAACTGTGGACAGAGAGTG AGAACTTCAGATCCACTTACACCATGCACGCCtgagtttaaaaagaaaatgcttcAAGAAAAGGGAGATGat ATATACCCAGTAAAAGACAAATCCACGGACAGGAAACGTTTGGCACTGCTTATCAACAATGTCGAATTTAGAAACTTAAATGACAGGGCTGGGGCAGACAAGGATGAGGTGAATATGGAGGTGCTGCTTAAAGCTCTGGGTTACACTGTGATCACACTCAGAGACCTCAGTGCACAG GGTATGCATGCTGCCTTGCGAGACTTCGCCCAGCGAGAGGAACACGTTAAATCGGACAGCTGCTTTGTGGTGTTGATGTCCCATGGAGACTCCCGTGGAATCTGTGGGGTTTTTGACTCTTTCGataatgaagatgaagaagacgTTCTTCAAGCAGATGAAATTTTTAATAGCTTGAACACTCCAAACTGTGCTGGATTGCTGGACAAGCCAAAAATCATCCTCATCCAGGCGTGTAGGGGTG AGCCTCATCCATTTCAAGCACCAATCTTTGCCAAATGCCCTCATATTATAGATGAAGAAGGCAGTGTGTATGTCCAGGACGCTGTGCCGACACGCAAAAGAGCAAAAGAGCACCGTGAAAAAGACTTCTGCTGCCTGAGATCCTGTACTCCAG ATACTGTGTCCTACAGAAACCAAGAGAGAGGCTCACATTTCATCCAAAACATTGTGGAAATATTTAATCAGGATGCCCACCAGGACGACATCGAGGAGCTCTTCAGAAAG GTCATTAAGAAGTTTAAGATGTTGCATCCTTGTCAGATGCCATGCAAGGAAAGAGCAACATTATCTAAGAGATTCTACCTCTTCCCTGGCTTGTAG
- the LOC127961949 gene encoding caspase a isoform X2, with product MTEDHDWDEDLEEADAAIARVFQHLNVHKQHTDESGRNSEVRPSNERVDFVALPCGHRMPTDYVVAWFKYYLKQKKTAFSCPRKSCSVNLSYQDICQLIPLTDKQREFLEENLALLVARRLFDFKACPGCQSNVERRDRGNLCVNCTICTANLKRNYYFCWNCRREWKGPTNNAVRCENNNCGQRVRTSDPLTPCTPEFKKKMLQEKGDDIYPVKDKSTDRKRLALLINNVEFRNLNDRAGADKDEVNMEVLLKALGYTVITLRDLSAQGMHAALRDFAQREEHVKSDSCFVVLMSHGDSRGICGVFDSFDNEDEEDVLQADEIFNSLNTPNCAGLLDKPKIILIQACRGDEEGSVYVQDAVPTRKRAKEHREKDFCCLRSCTPDTVSYRNQERGSHFIQNIVEIFNQDAHQDDIEELFRKVIKKFKMLHPCQMPCKERATLSKRFYLFPGL from the exons ATGACGGAAGATCATGACTGGGACGAAGATTTGGAAGAAGCAGACGCCGCGATAGCAAGAGTCTTCCAGCACTTGA ATGTCCACAAACAGCATACTGATGAATCAGGTCGTAATTCTGAAGTACGGCCATCAAATGAAAGAGTGGACTTCG TTGCATTGCCCTGTGGTCATCGAATGCCGACAGACTATGTTGTTGCTTGGTTCAAGTATTATCTTAAACAG AAAAAGACTGCGTTTTCTTGCCCTCGCAAATCCTGCAGTGTGAATCTCTCTTATCAGGACATCTGTCAGCTGATACCACTGACAGACAAACAAAGGGAATTCCTTGAGGAGAATCTCGCTCTACTTGTTGCTAGAAGACTGTTTGACTTTAAAGCC TGTCCCGGATGTCAGTCTAACGTGGAAAGACGAGATCGAGGTAACCTGTGTGTAAACTGCACTATCTGCACGGCCAACCTGAAACGAAATTACTACTTCTGCTGGAACTGCCGCAGGGAATGGAAGGGGCCGACCAATAATGCTGTGCGGTGTGAAAATAATAACTGTGGACAGAGAGTG AGAACTTCAGATCCACTTACACCATGCACGCCtgagtttaaaaagaaaatgcttcAAGAAAAGGGAGATGat ATATACCCAGTAAAAGACAAATCCACGGACAGGAAACGTTTGGCACTGCTTATCAACAATGTCGAATTTAGAAACTTAAATGACAGGGCTGGGGCAGACAAGGATGAGGTGAATATGGAGGTGCTGCTTAAAGCTCTGGGTTACACTGTGATCACACTCAGAGACCTCAGTGCACAG GGTATGCATGCTGCCTTGCGAGACTTCGCCCAGCGAGAGGAACACGTTAAATCGGACAGCTGCTTTGTGGTGTTGATGTCCCATGGAGACTCCCGTGGAATCTGTGGGGTTTTTGACTCTTTCGataatgaagatgaagaagacgTTCTTCAAGCAGATGAAATTTTTAATAGCTTGAACACTCCAAACTGTGCTGGATTGCTGGACAAGCCAAAAATCATCCTCATCCAGGCGTGTAGGGGTG ATGAAGAAGGCAGTGTGTATGTCCAGGACGCTGTGCCGACACGCAAAAGAGCAAAAGAGCACCGTGAAAAAGACTTCTGCTGCCTGAGATCCTGTACTCCAG ATACTGTGTCCTACAGAAACCAAGAGAGAGGCTCACATTTCATCCAAAACATTGTGGAAATATTTAATCAGGATGCCCACCAGGACGACATCGAGGAGCTCTTCAGAAAG GTCATTAAGAAGTTTAAGATGTTGCATCCTTGTCAGATGCCATGCAAGGAAAGAGCAACATTATCTAAGAGATTCTACCTCTTCCCTGGCTTGTAG